The Motacilla alba alba isolate MOTALB_02 chromosome 3, Motacilla_alba_V1.0_pri, whole genome shotgun sequence DNA window AGGTTTGCCCACGTCTATTTGGGATAGCCTCAAATCTCCTCGTTCAAACCAGGCTGAGATTCTCTGCACCAGAATACACCTGAGCtccaaggaaaaataaaaccagcaatcATAACCCTGGGAAAGCACCATTCCCAAAGCCCCCAGGGCTTGAGACAACTGCCAAAAGAACAGCATGCAAGCTCCTGCAAGCAAAGGGTCCACAACGGAGTTCACGTCATCCCTACCGTCCTATATCAGCCACCTCAGCTTCTGTGGGGATTGGCATAGACCTTATTTTGTCATGgttatttgggtttttgttttcttgtgggttttcttttgcaGGACCACATTTGATCTGAGCAGAACCCAGAGAAAAGCAAACCcagtaaaagaaggaaaaatcctaGGAAAGCCTGTCTCCACAAATTTCCACTGACTCCGGCAGCTTCCAAATTGTCTCCTGCCCAAGCTGCCCAGCAAGCAGGCACTAAAAGGTTTTGCAAATGCACAGTAGtaagttttccttttcaaagcacCTCTGAGCTTCAATGAAATCATGCTGGACTAACCTCAGACCACATTTTCTTCAGGAGGTTTAGTCATGCTGCAGGTGTGCAGGTGACAGGTGTGACATGCAGGGCCGGGGTGGGATAAATTGTGAAGTGAATCTTGTGTGTACAAAAATATATCTGAAGAGCACGGAGTGATTGCACTCTGAAAGTCAATAGTGATGCTCCTCATGTGAGCCAGGTTTTAGCAGACAATTCACTAAAGCTTGGAATTAATTTTGCCATTTCATCCAGTcagcttgaaataaaaatacatgcaaatgACTGCTGACTTTTGGCAGGCGCACAAAAGGACGGGGTGAAGCAGAGAAGTAGCTCCAAtcccaaacactgaaaatatatatatttacacttGAAATGGGTGTCTCACTTGCACTTTGGAATGGTAAATATTCACCATTGGCTCCTCTTCTACAGTTCAGGTTGGATTAGCTGCAGATGAAAAATGCCTCATGTGGGTGGCAAAGCATGACAAGGGCATGGGCAAGGACCTTGTAATTCCTGTGTTTCCACTGTTGATTTGCTCTGGTCTGAATGATTCCTCTCTCTGAATTAGCTGCCTATGGATGTGTAACACTATCACAGTAAACATGCCATCCATCTGacatggatggagggatggatgggtTGACATCCGAGCCATAAAAGTGATGCAGTTTGCAAAACAACCTCAGCAAAGGGAACAAAGTGAACTGAAAAATAACTTGTCCATTGAatcaagcagaaaacagaaaaatgcctgATCAGAGCTGACGTactccaccacctcctgcaTCCTGGTCTGTGGCATGGAGTTACATCTTTGTCAGGAAATTAAGCACTTCCAGGATCCGTTCTGGCCACAAAGTCAACTGAGTAGTGCTGGCCCCATCCTGATTCTGAAAATCTTCCACCCCTGATGTGGAGCACCTGCATCCAAACTGTCAACTGGGGACGGTCTCTGGCCAGTGCCAAAGCCTGGGCAAGCTGTGCCTGAGCCCAGGACTCCTTGGAGTGGATCAAAACCATGCCAGGGAAGGTTTGAATAATAACAGTCGGGATGGTGGAGCCCTCGTGCCTCGGCATTGCCCTGGCATGGCACAGTTGGCTGGTTTAGATGATCCCAGGGTGAATCCAGCACCACAAATGTGCCAGAGAACTTGCCCACCAATCTGGTGAATAGATTCAGGCTCGACCTTCTCCATGGCAGTTTGAAAAGCTCCTCATGCAGTATCTTCTGGCCAGAACATGGGATATGGTATAAAAAAGGTAccagggaaaagctgaggaGTTAAAATCAAAGTGAAACCAAAAGAAGTTGCTGACCATCCTGCAAAAGTGCACACCAAAAAAtcaaagggcaaaaaaaaaacaaaccaggaggAGAGGACGAGACTCCTAGCACTGGGATTAGTACCAATATAGGGCTGGGGTAGTTTTCCACCCTGAGCTTTTGGCTTGGCAAAAGGCGCTGTTTGGCAACAAGATCACAGGTAATCCCAAAAGGAAATGGTCACCACCCCAAACTGTCCACCAGGAACGTGTTGGGAGTAGTGGCAGAGCACGTGCTTTATGTTAAGGCTGTAATGAAGTCCTGGAGAAAGAAATAGTTCTTCAGGGACGACACAAGCTCTCCCTGGAAATCCTTTGCTAAATGGAGGTGCTGATGGATATCATTCAAAGAAAGGAGAAGCGGAGGCAGAAAGTTTATGCAAGTAGTGAAACAGTCTTAACATGCAGTGGAGGCACCTGCCTTTGTTGTTATCCACACTACGAGCCACGAAGGAGGAGGGCTTTGGAACAGGGATGTGTCAAGCCCTTGGTTAAGCTGGTTTGGTTGTGAGAAGTTAGCACTGCATTGAGAAGTAAGGACACTTCCAGAGTGTTTTGCCCCTCcgctcctggcacagggcagaggcGACAGCTGTTGGTGTGGTGGTGTGGAGTAAGATCCCGTTCCTGAGGGAAGGCAGGCTGGAGTTGCTCATGAGAGGCAACACTGAAGGGTCTCCTCCTCCTGGCACCTGGTGACTGTGCCTTGGCTCGTTGTCGCTGTCCTGGTGGGAAGGGTCTGGCTGTTCAATGGGGTCAGTGATCAGCACCACATTTCCAGACCTCAAGGCTGACGAGTTTGGGGAGCAGGACCTTCTTAGGGtgcttttgaaaacaagaaTGCCACCTCCTGGAAAAATGGTCCCCGAGGAACAGCAGGGCTGTTTGCCATCCATTCCTTTCTCATGCTTTTGCCACGGAAATGCAGATGTGAGGAGGAGAGCTCTTCATGCAAGGACCAAAGCGAGTCTTTACATGGGGAATTAGATCAAGATAAGTCTACACTCACATTAAAGGCAAGtcaaaagaaaattctggaaGGAGAAATGCAGGCCTGTAGCTGGAGGATGGGCACCTCTGTGTTTTTAGGACTCAGCAGGTGGGGACAGCGAGTTCACTTCACAAATTACCTCTTTCTATGGAGACAGCACACTGATCAGGGAGAAACAGGGTGAAATGTTAGTAGAACACTTGAGAAGGAACTGGCTGTGGGGCACAGACAACggagaagggaaatgaaagcTTTTCACAAATATATATCAGttcatgtatatatatatacatatatatatatgtatttatgtgCACAGCAAACAAGGGACTGGGGAGTTAGACAGGGGATGACAAGACCAAATCCCTCCCTTTGCATGAAAATGTGACCATCACATTGGTTGTAATCAGAGCCCAGAAACATCTGCCTGAAATGGAGTTTGACTGGGAATTACAGTACCACTGACAATTTGGCTTTGTATAAACTTTGCCGTGTGTCTATAGTTTGGCGTGAAGGAGTCCTGCCCTCCTTGAAGGGGACAGACACCAGTTGAAAGtttcctttacaaaaaaaaatgaaacaactgaAGAAACCCCAACGTTTTCTCAGAACACTGCAAAGGATCACtgattgaaaaaaatgtttctcttcagGTATATTCAGGCGAAGAAAGCATTCAGCTTCTTTAAACTGTTATATAAAATTGGTACTAGTTTCTTTAAATGCtatcataattaaaaaaaccaactgattcctgaaattaaaaaaaaataataatcataattaaaaaatatcccTCCATGCTGATCTTCTCTTCAGAATAGGCCAGCATGGGAGTTTTGCACCCTAGACAGTTACAGtatttctggaataaaaaattgcaattaCACACAGAAAATACTACAGCATTCActtaaaaatatctcattttgttgttgttgtttttcccctcccaaGTAGAGGGATGGTGGGATTGAAAAGATGCCCTGAAACGGGAATATTCCTTTAAAGGAGCAATACTCTCGAAACGGAAAAAGGGTGTCAGATAGACGCAAACCCGATGATTTAACtcgaaaaaaaccccaagataTTCCAGCACTGAAACAGAATCCGAGAGAGATGAGAATGTTCAGACACCGAGCGGGTTATTTGGAAATGTCAAGACAACCCCACAGCCCTCGGCGGGACCGTCTGGGCTTTGCCAACATCGGAGGTGGCAGCATCTCCTGGCGGCGGAAGGCTAAGCTAAACCACGGCGCTCTCGCTACGCTCTTGGGTTTCCTCTGGTTGTTGTTTCTCGCCATGTACTTACAGTAGAGGGTGACACGAGACAGTTTTTATCAGCAGTTCCCCACATGTAACCGAGTCGAAGAATTTTCTCAGCTAAATCACAACAACAACATcaacagaaatacaaagcaCCAAATTCATCTCGAGACGTGAGTCAGTTTTACAGGTTATTACCGTTTGAAGAagttttgttggttgttttgttgttgtttgttttttgtgttttttgtgttttttttaatcccgacttttcatgttttgttttccttaaaaacaaaacagaaacaaaacaaaaaatcaaaacccaaaaatccccaaaatggAACAAAGGATGCTTTACAATCACTTTAAGGCTCGCACTGAATGAGACATGACAGGTCTTACACGAGATTACAAATAATACATGTATGCCTTTCACAGCCTTAAAATGATACAGTAGGTCAAATTATTTTGCCAGTCACTGATCAAGTATTGTGCCTTTAAATTGACTCGCTTTTTGCTACCATGCTGAGTTTTATTattactgaaataattattaGATATGTGGAAATATACTTTCAGATCATATTTTTGGTTTATAATTTtgataatttcacattttccagaaaTCAAGGTGGCAGGCCTTATTCTGGGCTCAGACCGTTGGTATTTGCTCCACTGGAGACAGTGGGGCATTAGCACGAGCAGTTGTTGGGAACAAGATCAGATCCTGTATTTTCACACTGATCTGGTGCAATCCCACCTTTCTACGGGGTCCATTTCCACAAGGAAAACGGTTCCAGGGTGGGGTCACCTTTATAACACGACTTGGTCAAGGCTTGGCCCAATGGTGTTATAAATTCCTTGCCAAATTATCTTACAGACCTGATTTTGTCTTTCAGCTCTTGGAAAAATCAAACTTCATTGGGGTTGTCTTGGCTTTGCTTtcttatcttttctttcttatctttAGAcatttggagggttttttctgCTAAATCCAATATGAGCAAcgggactttttttttttttttcatacatttctctctttttgttgttgttgttaattttttttttttttttaattttaaggttTGCATTTCAGTTGGatggttggtttttcttttgtttttttttcctggcataTAATCATTAAAGAGTTTTGCATGAGAAAGGTGACAGTACTTAATGAAACTCAGCACCTAAGGGCATAAGGCAGTTgtaggtttgtttgtttgttttttttttatttttcaatcagCACCAATCCCATAAATAATGTTCTACACTTGGTGTACGGTATAAAACTGATGTGGAGATGCCTCCTTCTCCACCTGTGAATCCTAGGTGTGGAAGTTGAAATACTGTTTCTTGTgtgtaaaaaacaaaagaaaagtttttctttttgtttttacttacAAAACATAGagaatatctttttttttttatacatacAGCAACCAGAAAGAAAGCTTATCTGaaggtttgtgtttgtttcatgATCTGTGTTTACCGTAAACAAAAATAAGGTCCCCTCTTTTACTTTTGCTTTAAGGAGCTTTAAAGTGAAGATTCATATTGTAGCAACTCATATAAGAGAGGTCCATCTCTATACCTAATACCTACAGCTGTGGGGGTGACATATTGGAGGATGTTGATAGTTCTTCTTAACCTCCTGTCTACAAAATGAGCATCCCAGGCAGGATATCTTTTTCTTGGGATGTCAATCTTAATGAGAGGCCCCTCAGGGGGGTAGGGTCGCCCAGATGGAGTAGATGGTACCATTGCTCTCACCTGGAAAACGGGCAAGCAAGTGTCAGCTGTGAGTTCCTCCTGTTGCTCCGTGACCGCTCTGGTGGGCGTAGCCTGGGCCCCCCGGTACCCAGGGGTTTGGGGCGCCATGGGCTCAACATCGGGGGGCAAAGGaatgccccagagcagctcGGCGCAACAGGAGCTGGCAAAGATCTTAGCTCTTGGCCCCATGGGATGCAGCACACCATAATATAACAGCATCAAAGCTATCCCAGCAGCAAAGCTAAGAAAGACACAACACAGTGCTGGCACGGCATAGGAGTCAGTGGTGTCAGGATCTCTGTAAAAATACCAAAGGAGCGTCAAGGCAGCGTTCTCCGTCAGGACCACCGTGTAATACGCAAACATTCGGTATCGAGTCCGCCCTTCCTTGACATTAAACCAGCAGAAAATGTACACAATCCCTACCACCATGTTGAAGAGGATCTCCTCCCACTTAGACATGCAGAAATCTGTCCCACCATGGATGATCCAGAAAGCCATGGCACACCAATGGACCACTACAAAGATCCCAAAGTAGAGCTGGAAGATGGAAGCAAAGAGAGCAAAAGAAATAACTCGGGATGAGATGGTGAAGAGGCGCCAGAAGAGATGGATGAGGGCCCCTCTGTAGCTCATACTCTTCTTGTCGTCCCTAGAGTCCCGAAGAAGCTTGTGATAGGAGGCTAGCACCCAAGCCAGGGACATCAGGGAGGCCACAGAGGACACACCTGCCGGAAGACACACAGATCCACTGAGTTAGACAGGAGCTTTGGTGGAAAACATCATCTGCTCACTAAATTATTGCATCTGGGGCAGGCTCTGGAGCCTGAAGGTTCAACTCACGTCAGGTTGTCCTTACAGTCTGGAGGAGAGAAATACAGAGATATCAGTGTGGGAATTGGAAATGGTGCTGTATTCAGGAGTTCTCTGACTCCTTGTCCTTATCTTCCTGAGCCACTGGATTGGCCACCCCACCCTGGTGGTTCCAGTAGGGAACAGCCTCTGTGCTCATCCTGACTGGATCCATATTTGAGTTTGAAATCTGGATCCCATCTAAATGCTGAAGCCCAAGTGTGAAAGTTACGTTCTTGGAGAGCAGAATCTCTTTTGGAATGCACCACGGCAAGAGCAGAACACTTGTATTCCCTGCAGCTTGGAtccttttttattctaaaatactTCATTTAGGCAATATTCCTGTTGATTCTGCCTTACTCAGGAATCCCcatttgcttttgccttttggAAAAACAAGGGTTTTGTCCCATGCAGATAAACAGGTAAATCCAGGGAGCATCGAGACTCATCAATACCCTTGAAAGAGTCCCAAAACAAAGGATCTGATCTCTCCAGCAAATCCTCTGCCTTGTTTCTGTGATGAACCCAAGACCTATGCTGGAGGTagctcttctccagcctggtCTCCTGGCTGGAGCACAAATCCAAGTCACAGTCATGTCAGAGAGGGCACAGCCTGCACTGGGATCACCTTCAGCTCCCAACACATCCCGCTGCACCCTGACATGGGGCAGAACACCCCATGATATTCCAAAGGGACCTGGTCTTATTCTCCATCCCAACACTTACACAACTTATTTCCTCCAGAAGATAAAATAGTGGCCCCACCACACTTGAGAGGCTTTTAGAAATATAATTCCATTGATTATCAGAAAGGTAGATTGAATAACTCATGGAGCAAagcatcaaaataaaaattaattgagggattcctgggaaaagaaagagctgcTGGTATCTTATTCCTTTGCCCACACTGCTGCTCACTGGACAGCTGTTCTGCAGGTGAGGAAACAGATGATGGACCAAAATCCATATTTGGGAAGCTCAGTAATTTGGTAGCTATGGTTGGATTGGGCCTTAGCCAAAGATTTATCTGGGAACATCACCTTTAAAGTCCAAAGGAAAAACTGCTAAGGCTTCCAAGCAAAACAGTGAGAAATGCCCCTCCATCTCTGATGTGTGACTGGATGATAGGTTCAGATCTTACTTGGCTTTTACTTCTTTAAGAAAATGCAAGGAACatcttgctgcagctgctcataGTTAAAAAGGTAAAATGCCTGAAAAACCTAAATTTCTTCATGTCctgtttcctcttctctctgctcACAGGGGCTTGGCTTCCTTGTGAATGCAAATAAGGTCCACTGACTCCTCAGACCTCACTCTGTAGAATTTATCTCGGTTTTGAGGAGCCCACCCCACAGTGTGGCAGGGTTAGATTTCTCTCCTTCCAACCCATCTGTGTCTGGAGGAGAGATGATGGAGAAGAAGGCCAGGAGGGATGGCAGACTCCAACTCTGCCCTCATTGGAATTCTCACAGCCTGCCAAGTCCACCAAAGCTACACCTTTTCAGCAGCTCTCAAGATTCCCTCTGAATCCCTTATCTTTGGGCTCAAATGTTCATTCGAATTTCAGactgaactttaaaaaacaacaaacagcaaagcagTGAGAGCAGTGGCCTTATCCAAGAGGGAAGATTTAAGCCACCGGCTTTAGGAAAATCACTATTTCCCCTGAGTTCTAAGTCCTCACTAAGAAACACTTGCACATAGGACTTGGGGATTCCaaccatagaatcacagaatggtaGGAGTTGGAAGGAAGCCCTGGAGATCATCCAATCACTCTGCCAGGTAGgatcacctggagcaggtggcacaggaacacatccaggtgggtttggaatgtc harbors:
- the XKR6 gene encoding XK-related protein 6 isoform X1 → MAAKSDGGGGGGGGGGSGFAQLHNLDEAAAATGGGVGAAAAEVAEEPGASSSLHICHCCNTSSCYWGCRSACLRNLFGRAAATAAAEPLAPRPPAAAAEGPPEGGEAAERPWLDCLWIVLALLVLLGDVGTDLWLALHHYGRRDYLWCGLTLAFVLLPSVLVQILSFRWFVQDYTGGGLGAVQGLSSRGPPMMGGTAGRRGGPAGGVGGAGGTATPGAQRLCRISVWVWQSVIHLLQMGQVWRYIRTMYLGIQSQRRKEHQRRFYWAMMYEYADVNMLRLLETFLESAPQLVLQLCIMIQKNRAETLPCVSSVASLMSLAWVLASYHKLLRDSRDDKKSMSYRGALIHLFWRLFTISSRVISFALFASIFQLYFGIFVVVHWCAMAFWIIHGGTDFCMSKWEEILFNMVVGIVYIFCWFNVKEGRTRYRMFAYYTVVLTENAALTLLWYFYRDPDTTDSYAVPALCCVFLSFAAGIALMLLYYGVLHPMGPRAKIFASSCCAELLWGIPLPPDVEPMAPQTPGYRGAQATPTRAVTEQQEELTADTCLPVFQVRAMVPSTPSGRPYPPEGPLIKIDIPRKRYPAWDAHFVDRRLRRTINILQYVTPTAVGIRYRDGPLLYELLQYESSL